The sequence below is a genomic window from Uranotaenia lowii strain MFRU-FL chromosome 2, ASM2978415v1, whole genome shotgun sequence.
ATGACGCGAATCACGCGTGAAGCTACCGGAGGTAGGTGATCTATTTATTGATTCTTCTTGGAATCTGAATTGTGCGTTATTAATATACCATTTAGAAGATTATTATTAAAAGTCACTGATAATGCTTATaacaattcaaaatcagaataattAGGAATGTAAAAAAGCCACTTCAATGACCTGTTGGAATCGTTAACAAACACAAATAAATATCCGGTTGATTACTGACCTTCTTGTAAAAATCCATAGTAACAGAACGAAGAAACTTCAGTTTAAAGCAGAGGTTTACCGAGACAGATACCATCCTTAACAACATGGACCAATATgtcttggaaaaaatagataaaaggGAAATTTTGTTGGACAAATTCATGCACAATATAAAGTTTCAAGATTTGAGAGCAATTAatttctctaataaaataatCTTTCCAAAAATCCAGTCATTCTTCAAAGCGCTTGAGGAACAATTTTATCTGGATTTTTGTAaccatatttcatttttaataacaaCATTCACTTCGTAACACGACCGTAGAATAAACGATCACACGGGGAAGGGAAGGCCTCGTGTctatattttttgatattatttttcagTGGTTACTCTTTGTTTTgactaaagtaaaaaaaacaatttggatgaatattttaaattgcaTGTAATCAGATtcggttcacataaaatattttaatcagtttttcGATGGAGCGaagttggccttgctcgagtgcggttgtgttttttttttcacggtcGCATTTTGCTTCGTTATTCCTCGACATTTATTTTtccacgcgtttttttttcggaggttcaaaattaaaattaaaggcACAGTGGAGATTCGCCCCCGATCGCGAATAGATTTGGTTAACCAATTACGTGtatattagactgccccaaatttgtatgggaaatttaaaacctgtaaaatgttatacgctgcaggctaaaattggtcctgggcctagtacaagatctcatgccaaatttgggccagatcggaccacgggaaggggtcgctcaacgagcctgaagtttgtatgggattttgagacattttgttcgagaggaacatggaaaaccagtttttcgtcaatcaCTTTTGTCTCCCTctgccgatttttttcaaaaacgggttttcttaaatcctaaattatgacaaatatttcatctgaaggttgcatttcaattaaagttaagataaaaaagttattaagcttaaaaaattggttaacttttttaagggtgatattcatcacttttttaatgaggcgaataaagtccgaccagaacactcaatgtgaaatgcatgccgtttcgtcaaataatgaccgattttaaccattgttgttgcgctcgattgcactttttaatgttttttctaatatttgagtttggatgatacatattcacttgatagttcggaaagaagtaagggcggaaaaatgcttgacaattgcataaccacaggggcttaagaacatgactggacgacttgtgatatcaattaaaaaaacagtttttcatcaataactttagttcccgtcggtcgatttcttccaaaaacaatgattctaaaagcctaaattatgaaaaatatttcatccgaagactgcatttcgataagagtttagaaaaaaaagttatgaggcttcaaaaataggctaactttctacggtggtattcattactgttaatgaggcgtcaatatgttcgaccggcCCAACTCATCAACAGTGATAAATACCATCCTTTAAGAATagccatttttgaaagaaatcggccaatggaaaccaaagttattgatgaaaaacaggttttttatgtttcttccgagcaaaatgtctcaaaatgccatacaaacttcagtctcgttgagcgaccccttgcCGTAATTCGATCtgtcccaaatttggcatgatatCTTGTACTAGTACTAGAATCAAATTTAATCTAAAGCGCATAATATtgcacaggttttaaatttcccacacaaatttggggcagtctattgtacatataTCCGCCTTTGGGCGtggtttatgtttcatcttttctacctaactcagaatctttttttttctcaaaaaatctattcagaatTGTTGTTATTCTCAGAACCAACcgccaacatttttttagatcgaaaaacacatggaccaacgctttatgatgctaatgaaatgataatttttcgaaaaaaggtccttttatatttttctcacgTTATTATTATATTAGCTGTAGCTTTCTTTTGATACAGTATGAAGGTTAATATTGTTAATTGATTTCAACAAAGTATTTTATTCGGTTTAGAGTGAATTgtgtttaagtttgaaaatccttttttttttagtgtACGCATTACGTTTCAAagcaatttatttgaaactctGTTACCGTGCATGCTTCGAAAAGAAGCAATTGCTACGATGTTGTGTGAACTTTGTTAATTActctatgaataaaaaaaagattttgaataacttcaCGTGTCAatctcattattttttgtaataaaaaacactctaaacatctttaaatttaaatttatcttttaattggcatcacaaatcgtccagtcatgttcctaagcccctgtggttatgcaattgtcaagcatttttccgcccttacttctttccgaactatcaagtgaatatcatccaaattcaaatatcagaaaaacattaaaaagtgcaatcgagcgcaacaacaatggttaaaatcggtcattatttgacgaaacggcatgcatttcacattgagtgttctggtcggactttattcgcctcattaaaaaagtgatgaatatcacccttaaaaaagttaaccaattttttaagcttaataacttttttatcttaactttaattgaaatgcaaccttcagatgaaatatttgtcataatttaggatttaagaaaacccgtttttgaaaaaaatcggcagagggagacaaaagttattgatgaaaaactggtttttcatgttcctctcgaacaaaatgtctcaaaatcccatacaaacttcaggctcgttgagcgaccccttcccgtggtccgatctggcccaaatttggcatgagatcttgtactaggcccaggaccaattttagcctgcagcgtataactttttcaaaagtcgggtcatttggggcagtctagtgtatATGTATGGTATATTAGAAGGAATTAATAGAATCGTGCACTAAATTTTACGTTTGAGCCCTTATGCTTGGCCTGAATTCCAATCCGAGGCAACAGGTTATCGGTAGAAATCTGAAAGATTGTTGGCGAAATCGGcgcttttcgaaaaaaaaacaaaatctgccAGGGTGATGGAACTCTTGAAGAACGATTGCTactatttcaagaatttttttttaaagaagaacaTAAGAAGTTTCGTTGTTCATGGTTCGGATAAATCATGCAGCTAAGCCCttgttttgaataacttttgttttcataaatattGAAGTGATTGCATACTATAGATTgcataatataaaaatgaactattttataaaacatgagTATTTATAAAATTACTATATATTACATGTTAATTAATCGGTTTGGTGAAAAGTTCAAAACGTAAAAGTTGGTGGTAATGAATtgatatatttaattttcacctctaaatcttttaaaaagtaggggagaatgaggatacttgatccctagggatacttgattccttagctatatctcgaaactggaatgacttacgaggatcaaatgttctaggaaAATGTGCTAAATGGAGCAGAACAAATATGCTATAAGCTCaaaacattttaacaaaacatttttctgaGTTATTGAACTATGTTTGAAAAGTTTCACAAAATATGCCTTGAATATttctatcactttaaaatgtttctggcttgaaaaaattaaaacaaaaacatatataatagattgagtcgatttggggtcatttttgaatttctcaaaccctggggtctaaaaagctttgtcttggtccaaaactcatccatgattttttgtagaatttttaagtaacgtttacatgagtaaatttgaacttttaggtttgtatgggaaaattgaatattttgtgctgaaaaatcaacatcgtttttgtttcttcggtGGAACTGATCCAGCTGactgtttttgtgccaatttataaaatttctaagggaaattttccgctgaacaactttgtcgaagaccgtaacttcgtattctgttaggcaaaaaagttattaacagTTTAACCGAGATATGTCTTTTCGAATCGATAAACGACAAAtataattgacatcactgctggagcctcgcaaaGTATAGcaagaaaagtagtcatgcataGCTCGTTAGgcgccctgcagggatgtcaatggaattcattgtttatcaatgcgaaaagacatacctctgttaaacagctaataacttttttgcttaaTAATATACGAAGTTaaaatcttcgacaaagttgttcagcggaaaatttcccttaggaattttataaattggcacaaaaacagtCAGCTGGATcagctccacagaagaaacaaaaacgatgttgatttttcagtacaaaatattcaattttcccatacaaacctaaaagttcaaatttactcatgtaaacgttacttaaaaattctacaaataatcatggatgagttttggaccaagacaaagctttttagaccccagggtttgagaaattcaaaaatgaccccaaatctacTCAGTCTAATATATAATCCAATACATAAAtcgttttttcttctaaatagttcgtgatcattgctgattacaagaTTACGATTATTTATCCAATACCTgctttttttacaataattgtCTGGCAAAATGGAccaaaaagttgattttctcGAACGAACGATGATCGAATATTTAGGTCCGGTAACAATCATCAGCAATACTcgatcgctgtacgttcagttgcgaaggGCAATCAGGAGACAGTCTTCTGCGTATAAACTGTTATATTCACCCTGAACTTCAActgaattttttatacaaaatactAGACAGGGAACAGCAATTTTAAGCTTAagttttaataactgattttagaatatttcggcgtaaaaaatacaaagcatttgtcagattttgtctatcatccCTAGTTTTGGCGATATGACGGGTACATTCAATCATGGATTCAGATCTTGCCCAGATGTTCTTGTTTAAGAAATATAacgttgtgaaaaaaataaattcttcaatttattaTATACTACGAAGAATAGCTAAAACTtcaactatttctgacatcattcaagaaattcatttttttatattaaagatgttaactcatttaacaactttgttgaagcgATATGACGTATAGATTTGACTtatattagttaaaaaaaatatcttaaatttatctttattaaaattttctctaaaattccatcaaaattcccatttttagcacatttagaaaaaaaagcgcAAAAAAACTATCATGAATCTGATTTGCAATTAAAAGTTTGGATTACTTGATAATATCAAAAGACAGTTTATGGATACAGCtagaacaaatataaaattcttcttttttaacctcccttcgaaatttccggAACACCAAAAGAGGTAAGtaaatacagatttttagaATAATAAGATAAGTAATATATATTCGAACAAATCCAAGAGCGGAAAACAAACCTTGGAATCTGggatatttttcatcattcgtATTCGTagttgattttccaattttcaaaaacttgtttattgaagattgtatgcaattttgttgcactcaaggtttttcagaacaaaatattcaaatttcccatacaaacattctAAGTAAATATTTACGCGTGTAAACATTACCTCAAATTCTGCCCAAAATCATGGaccagttttgaaccaaaaatgatttttaggccccaggatttgagaaattcaaaaatgaccccaaatagactcagtctaatgaacaGTACAGATTTAAAATCTTGTATTATCTTAGAATAAAagtcataatttaaaatatttaattatggGATGAGAGACATAGGGGTGAGTTAGGAAAGAAAATGGAAGAATTATTATGATCTGGATTTCTGACAATCTAGTGATAATACAAATATGGACTTTTTAGGAGCAAAAAGGTCCTAGATTTATTGCGTAAAATCAATTATAAATTGAACAAACATTAAGTtgcttaaacaaatttaaaactgcCACAGtctccttcgaaatttccaaaaaacccgaagggaggAATAATTAAAGTTGTTCAtgaagtattttatgaaaacttcgaaaaatttgtcaaatatccaaaagataacaagagcaaaaaataaattgcgGGAGATGagagttttatcaccttttgtattattaattttattgaatgtttttgataaaatattacttgacatataggttttgtgcaatgatgtagtatgcaattttggttgcatacaagttttttttgcaatttattccaatccattagtttttgcattatttttcattatcggGGAATAATCGTGACTGTGGATTTTCGAACGGAAGCAAAAATATGTTTCTGATAAGTGTTATTTGGAtacaaaatactttttttctctTATGGCGAGGACGTTCTTCAAAGTACGTCCTCTCGCTGGCACTGTCTGTTCGTGAATGACAAAATACTGataagttaataaaaaaaaatctttgctcagaacttctgaaaaaatctttaatttcctTAAGTTTTTAGCTGAACAGTCCTTCTTGCCGTTGACAAAGTTGGTTTAGAATActggaaattttgaatttccaaaCTTGAGAACTCCCAACCACCAAATCGAAGTGAACAttttaaggaatattttttgttgaaaattcttattgtaggaagattttcccaacacaaGTGTTAGCGGAAACCTGCTTTTTGGGGAACATTTTTATTCCTTCTTAATTTGTAGAATTTCTCCCATGTATGTTGTTCGCTTAATAGAGATTTTGAACAAAGCCTCGGTGGCCGTGTGGTGAGCGTCATTCGATGATAACAGCAGGTTCATTGTAGGTCTGGGTTCAATTTCCATATctgcagtgtttttttttttttaatttgagggTTTCGATTTTCATTGCGGTACCAgattttttgagataaactgcTTAACTTACAGCTGTGCTCTTATAGGAGAgctcaaaaaagttataaaacaaaaattggtgagaaaatttataagtttggATATATTCGAGGCTCAGTAAAGACTCCAGTTATCCTTACTATTTTCAGTAGCATTGAGTATTCTTCACTTAGCCACTTGAGAAACtataaactaaacaaaaataacttaactattaacaaaacaaaacgaaatatATTTCGATCTTGAACAGTTTAGAACAATCCCCAGCCCTTCTTCTCGTGATGATGTTCCTTAACCTTGATGGTCACCGGAACATGCTTCTCGACGTAAACTGGCTTCTGAATGTAGACCGGGACGGGTTTCTCGACATGAACTGCGTACGGTTTTGGCACTTCGACGTACTCCTTGTGGACAACTGGAACTTTGACCTCAACTGGATATGGAACTGGACGATCAACGTGGTATGGAACCTTCTTTTCGACGACATAAGGGATCTTCTTCTCAACGATCACCGGGACCTTCTTTTCGACCTCAACCGGGTAGGGAACCTTCACTGGAACGGCCACATGCTTCTCGACCTCCACTGGGTATGGCACTGGGACTTTCTTGGTGATCGTTGTCACCTTCTTGACTTCCTTGTGACCCAGATGATCAAAGTGATGATGATTGTAGTTGTCCGATTCCAGACCATGATGGTTTTCGTACGATCCTAACTCCCACAGGCCACGTTTTTCCTTCTTGGCGGACTCGTCAACTGCGGCTGCTGATGCAATGGCCAGGGCCATGGACAACACTACGAACacctgaaaaatattaaatattttatttttatattcgttTTGTTTAACTGATTTAAGTAAAGTCACCTTCATGATAGATTTAGTCGCAATTGTTCAACTGAAAGATCGTCAACGAATGATATGATTCGAAAATTTAGGTTGCATTTTATATGATTTGAGGAAACACTGTTGAACTCGCACGTTATCAATTTGTCGACAATTTTCTTCGCGGCCTACTGATCTGCTTCAGTGGTTTCAGTTTCGCTTTTGGCTTAGttgtcatcattatttttttccttcttcagaCTTGTTATGGAAAAAATGTACACAAACAACCTATGGCTCTGTATCCTACATTTAACGATGTTGGTTCGAAATTCTTCTTCCCGAAACGTGACATTATTACCGTAGCTATcaataaaagatgaaaaaatactCTCGAATAGGGGATCAATTCGTAATCCACACCTGTTCAGCGAGGGAAGAAAAGGCGCATCACCAAACGACCAAGACGTCTGGAAGTGGTAAATAAACTTGGCAGAGTTCTATCAGCAGCGTGTATCCCCAAAACGTTCCCGGGGATCAAATTGGCTTCAAGAGAACGAGGAGAAAAAACTCCTTCCGGAAGCATCAGTCCATTGGACGAGGCGATAAAATGTGCTTACCTTGACGACGACGCCGCCAACTAAGATGAGTCCGAAGACtggagaataaaaataaaacacacgtGTGTGTTTGCGCAAACATGCGAATATCATCCATCCCTTCCCACCACCTGGTGACAAAAGTTCATTTTCAAACTAGTAGGTACCtttatcgaaaatgaaaaagacgAGCCAGCACAGACAAACACAGCGCGCCGCATATTgaatgtttattgattttttttgtgtgccCCGGAGGCAAGCAAGACGACGATAATCGACGAAACGTCATCCGGAAGTCGTTCTCTGGATGTGATCCCGAAGGTGGCATCTTTGGCCAGTCAGTGGAtgtttgatgttatttttggcTCTCGAGAGGACCAAATATGATGTGGTGCGGCCTATGAGTTGATTATGTTCATATGCCAATAAACCAAACCTGGCGTTGAGgaaattgtaagtttttttttatcaaaacatgcatgtataattttttttttgatttttcgattttaagttttgccttttcaacttataaatttggtacttttctattttggacaatgttcataaaagaaattaatgaaatcaTAATAAGCAGTGAagcacaacatttttcaaaaatgaaatacaaaCGACTTCCTGCTTAAGCCAATAAGCAGCCGTGATCTTGAGCTCAGTCGATCCAGAAATAGCTTTTGATCAATAACCGAACAACCATTTAAAAGTGAACCGAAAATGGCAATTGTTATCCATTCGATTTCTAGCTCTTCTGACGCTGACAAGTAGAGATCCGTTGGTTTTCAATCATGAAGGTAAGTCAATCAATTGAGTTGAATTGAAACTTTTCGAAATTATCGTCCAATGTTTTTAGGTGTTAGTAGTGTTCTCCATGGCTTTGGCCATTGCATCAGCAGCCGCAGTTGACGAATCCGCCAAGAAGGACAAACGTGGCCTGTGGGAATTGGGATCGTACGAAAACCATCATGGTCTGGAATCGGACAACTACAATCATCATCACTTCGATCATCTGGGTCACAAGGAAGTCAAGAAGGTGACAACGATCACCAAGAAAGTTCCAGTGCCATACCCAGTTGAGGTCGAGAAGCATGTGGCCGTTCCAGTGAAGGTTCCCTACCCGGTTGAGGTCGAGAAGAAGGTCCCGGTGATCGTTGAGAAGAAGATCCCTTATGTCGTCGAAAAGAAGGTTCCATACCACGTTGATCGTCCAGTCCCATACCCAGTTGAGGTCAAAGTGCCAGTTGTCCACAAGGAGTACGTCGAAGTGCCAAAACCGTACGCGGTTCATGTCGAAAAACCCGTCCCGGTCTACATCCAGAAGCCAGTTTACGTCGAGAAGCACGTTCCGGTGACCATCAAGGTTAAGGAACATCATCACGAGAAGAAGGGCTGGGGACTGTTCTAAACTGTTGAAGATCGAAAtatatttcattttgttttgtaaaaagcacaaaccacacttttttttattttccagagAAATTTCATAACTGAAATCTTAAGAATGAAATTAATAATTGGATATAATTTTTCTACTTCTTTCAATGAACATTACCCATTCCATCAATCCTAGTATGCGCTGCTCAATTTGTCCCCGCAGTGGTAATCTTCTGATCAAAACAAACCCCTTCAATCCGAGTTACCAATGCAAGTTCACGATTTTCAGAAAAGCATGAAAAAAACCATCATCCCACCCTTCAAAAGAGCAATCAATCCATCATAATTTGCCGGCTGCTTGCCAGCAATGGCATGCTTCGATTATGTCGAAACGAAAATTATGACAcaattttaaatgtgttttcTTAACATTAACATACCGGCTCACGGACTCACCCTCGTTGGCTGTCGAACATCGCACAATAAACGTCAAGcagagccaaaaaaaaaaggatgagTTTCCAAACAGGAAGGGAGGAAAAGTGAAAGATGAAAGTTCGTGTCATCTTTGAAATGGATTGGAAACGAGTTGTTCCAAAACTGGAGGAACGAGGAAACGAGAAATGGATGCCTGCCGGGATCAATCTCGTCGTCAATCGATACCCCATACCGGAAAATTGGATGCAATGCAAAGTGGCAGCTTTTGGCAAACGGGATTGAGGGAGTAAGCTGAGAAGAGTAGAGAgtttatcaactttttcgatTGTCTGGAAGCAACTCCCCTTTCAAACGCTGAAGAATTATGCTGCCGGAAATCGGAGAGGAGGTGGAAAAACGCAAAATGTCAATTCTTTACACAACTTTTTAGCTACTGCTCCTCGATAAAGACTGAAGTTTCTGAATGAGTATTTATATTCCacattcgattaaaaaaaaataaaaaagttagaaattcactaaa
It includes:
- the LOC129747507 gene encoding titin-like; this translates as MKVFVVLSMALAIASAAAVDESAKKEKRGLWELGSYENHHGLESDNYNHHHFDHLGHKEVKKVTTITKKVPVPYPVEVEKHVAVPVKVPYPVEVEKKVPVIVEKKIPYVVEKKVPYHVDRPVPYPVEVKVPVVHKEYVEVPKPYAVHVEKPVPVYIQKPVYVEKHVPVTIKVKEHHHEKKGWGLF
- the LOC129741057 gene encoding uncharacterized protein LOC129741057 → MKVLVVFSMALAIASAAAVDESAKKDKRGLWELGSYENHHGLESDNYNHHHFDHLGHKEVKKVTTITKKVPVPYPVEVEKHVAVPVKVPYPVEVEKKVPVIVEKKIPYVVEKKVPYHVDRPVPYPVEVKVPVVHKEYVEVPKPYAVHVEKPVPVYIQKPVYVEKHVPVTIKVKEHHHEKKGWGLF